ATCACTTGGCCAGGCACAGGCTATCGGGGCAACTGATGAGGGCAACCTCCTCTGGAAGAGCGATCTGCCCGGATATGCCGGATATGCCATTGCACGGTATGGCGATGATTTCCTTGTTGCCGGTGGAACAGGACCAAACCATCCTTTCATTGCTTCGATTACCGCTGATGGGGATATTGCTGATTCAGTGCGGCTGACGGATGCAGACGGCAGGTTCACCTCCGCAGAAACCCTCTCTTCGGCTTCTGTTGCAGTGGCCGGCTGGTCACGCCATACCGGGGAAGTAGAAGGATGGCTTCGTATCTTCGATCCCACTGAGCCAGGACCTGGTGAGCCGGAGCCTGCGGAAACTCCAGGTTTTGGCTTGATCGCAGCTGTTATTGGATGTATCGCGGCAGCAGTAATGTTTGGATCGAGAAGGAGAGCTTAGATGGCAAGCTCCCTGACTTTTTTGATATTGCCATAATCATCCCGGCGTTCATCCTCCGGTGTCTCCATGATGAATGGGAGATGCCGGAGCCGGGGATGCCGGAGAACTGAACGGATACCCTCCTCACCGATTGTGCCAAGGCCGATATGCTCATGCCGGTCAAGGCCTGAGCCAAGAGCCCCTTTTGCATCGTTTAGATGTATGATCGTCAGCATATCAAGCCCGATATGATCATTGAAGAGGTCAAAGACCTCCCCGACTGCTTCCTCAGTCCTGAGATCATAGCCTGCGGCAAATGCATGGCAGGTATCAAAGCAGACCCGGATTCGTTTTGGATCATCAACCGCGCCGAGAATCGCTGCAATGTCGAGGAGATCAGATCCAACCGAGTTCTTCTCACCGGCAGTATTTTCCATAACCAGAAATACCCCTTCCGGTGCACCTGCGGTTGCTGCATTGATTGCACGGGCAACCCGCTTCTGCCCTTCAGCCTTCCCGGAGGGGCCGTGGTGTCCAAGGTGTGTGACGAGATGAGGGATGTTTAAGTCGGCACACCTGAAGAGTTCGTCCCTGAGGCTTGCAACAGATCGGGAATATACCTCCTCCTTTTCAGATGCAAGGTTTGGGAGATACGGCATATGCACAACAGCAGGTTCGAGCTCTGCCTCATTCACCGCCTCGATAAAGGCAGCTGCTACATCCGGGGGGATCGGTTTATACTTCCAGCCTCGGGGGTTCCTTGAGAAGATCTGGAAGGTATCGCATCCCCGTTCCATTGCCCTGGATACGGCACGGTCAATTGATCCTGCGATCGAGACATGGACTCCGACAGTCACCATACCCTGTATGATGCCATCTTCGATGATGAAAGGATATGGATGCTGGCAAGTCAGGATTCTTCGGTTACCTCAAGTTCGGCTCTGACTGCTTCTCCAAACTGCTGCGTGGATGCGGAACCGCCGAGAT
The nucleotide sequence above comes from Methanocalculus natronophilus. Encoded proteins:
- a CDS encoding deoxyribonuclease IV, whose product is MVTVGVHVSIAGSIDRAVSRAMERGCDTFQIFSRNPRGWKYKPIPPDVAAAFIEAVNEAELEPAVVHMPYLPNLASEKEEVYSRSVASLRDELFRCADLNIPHLVTHLGHHGPSGKAEGQKRVARAINAATAGAPEGVFLVMENTAGEKNSVGSDLLDIAAILGAVDDPKRIRVCFDTCHAFAAGYDLRTEEAVGEVFDLFNDHIGLDMLTIIHLNDAKGALGSGLDRHEHIGLGTIGEEGIRSVLRHPRLRHLPFIMETPEDERRDDYGNIKKVRELAI